A region from the Gloeocapsa sp. PCC 73106 genome encodes:
- a CDS encoding type II toxin-antitoxin system HicB family antitoxin, translating into MNKFTAYIEYDPETKFYVGIVPGIKGAHTQGTTLDELQQNLKEVLELCLEEYTDSLEDLPFFVGIQQIEVS; encoded by the coding sequence ATGAACAAGTTCACAGCTTACATTGAATATGACCCTGAAACTAAATTTTATGTTGGTATTGTTCCCGGTATTAAAGGGGCGCACACCCAAGGAACTACCTTAGATGAGTTACAACAAAATCTTAAGGAAGTTTTAGAGTTATGTTTAGAAGAATATACAGATTCACTTGAGGATTTACCATTTTTTGTTGGTATTCAACAAATAGAGGTATCTTAG
- a CDS encoding type II toxin-antitoxin system HicA family toxin, whose amino-acid sequence MNQILINLGFEQVRQKGSHVFYRHLDGRITTVPNHAGRDLARPLIREILQEIEISPKDFLEELKKV is encoded by the coding sequence ATGAATCAAATACTGATTAACTTGGGATTTGAACAAGTTCGACAAAAAGGTAGTCACGTTTTTTATCGGCATCTGGATGGTCGAATTACTACTGTTCCTAATCATGCCGGTAGAGATTTGGCACGTCCTTTGATTCGAGAAATTTTGCAGGAAATTGAAATAAGTCCCAAGGATTTTTTAGAAGAGTTGAAAAAAGTTTAG